In one window of Natrinema halophilum DNA:
- a CDS encoding acyl-CoA dehydrogenase family protein produces MVDFEPNNDVDMIKRSIDGFLEQEIEPLEKKHEDILTPDYRKLRDDGRLKDEVVDIIKTVRRKSGEAGYWAMHMPEDVGGGGMNIVDLVDILQHIYSKGLGLNEHLIENTPGPHPTLLEMDDSLKDEYLYPLIEGKKDGCFALTEGSSGSDALNMSTTAEKDGDEWVIDGSKMWITNSPYADFVQVFAVTDPDAGPGGVSSFLVDADNPGFTVTRVIDTIELDGMHAELDFTNCRVPDTNVIGEVGSGFYTAMEQINYGRARIAARCAGLMEFLLEECVEYANSRTSWDRPIGKRQHVRGMIADIAVWQETVENLALKTAWLIEQGENPIKVSAMAKYYATETLFQAADNAVQVFGGNGLSLDYPLERVFRYARTLRIPEGTSEMQKERIADEVGLGSGIK; encoded by the coding sequence ATGGTAGATTTCGAGCCGAATAATGATGTCGATATGATAAAACGGAGTATAGATGGATTTCTGGAACAGGAAATCGAACCGCTCGAAAAAAAACACGAAGACATCCTTACGCCGGATTATCGAAAGCTCCGTGACGATGGTCGGTTGAAAGACGAAGTCGTCGACATCATCAAGACAGTGCGCCGGAAATCCGGAGAAGCCGGTTACTGGGCCATGCACATGCCCGAAGACGTCGGCGGCGGGGGGATGAACATCGTCGATCTCGTGGATATTCTCCAGCACATTTACTCGAAAGGGCTGGGGCTCAACGAGCACCTTATCGAGAACACTCCCGGGCCGCACCCGACGCTACTCGAGATGGACGATAGCCTCAAAGACGAGTACCTCTATCCCCTCATCGAAGGCAAAAAGGACGGCTGTTTCGCGCTCACCGAAGGGAGTTCCGGGTCGGACGCGCTGAACATGTCCACGACCGCGGAGAAAGACGGCGACGAGTGGGTCATCGACGGCTCAAAGATGTGGATCACAAACAGCCCATACGCCGACTTCGTGCAGGTATTCGCCGTCACAGACCCTGACGCAGGTCCCGGTGGAGTTTCGTCGTTCCTCGTCGATGCCGACAATCCCGGATTCACCGTCACTCGAGTTATCGACACTATCGAACTCGACGGGATGCACGCCGAACTCGATTTCACCAATTGCAGGGTGCCTGACACCAACGTCATTGGCGAGGTAGGGTCCGGATTCTACACCGCGATGGAACAGATCAACTATGGACGGGCGCGTATCGCTGCTCGATGTGCGGGACTCATGGAGTTTCTGCTCGAGGAATGCGTCGAGTACGCCAACAGCAGGACCTCCTGGGACAGACCGATCGGCAAGCGACAGCATGTCCGAGGTATGATCGCCGACATCGCAGTTTGGCAAGAAACAGTCGAGAACCTCGCGCTGAAAACTGCCTGGCTCATCGAGCAGGGCGAAAATCCCATCAAGGTGAGCGCCATGGCCAAGTACTACGCCACCGAGACCCTGTTTCAGGCTGCCGATAACGCGGTACAGGTGTTCGGTGGAAACGGCCTTTCGCTCGATTACCCGCTCGAGCGGGTCTTCCGCTACGCGCGAACGCTTCGAATTCCAGAAGGGACGTCCGAGATGCAAAAGGAACGAATAGCCGACGAAGTCGGTCTGGGTTCCGGCATCAAATAA
- a CDS encoding acyl-CoA dehydrogenase family protein: MHGELAERIVRCSEIFEDRAAEVDRQASFPADNFDVLAEENLLGLACGSDFGGFDAGMAGDYQLFFDAIEEFARGCSSTAQCFATHSMAVGTIRALGSQESREFFSNEVTENGAVFGYYGSEPDQVFEGNTRTDYDTTVTRTDDGWEVSGRKFFTTNSTHADYHMAFAMKEGATDMNGLMQVVVPDDADGVTIHDTWDGMGQRSTASGMVEFEDVSIPDKCIIGDPGDLTENPYIWNSFQLSFASIFVGLARGALDFTKWYLENESKPPKDLPSLSHDPHVQLHVGDMNVRTEAASQLVERAIELLEDHHDDPDLEEETTAAVSRAKIFSSEVVLDVTNRLFQICGARSTSRQFDADRFWRNARTLVLHDVVDKQKAEVAQHELGLKTKGRYEN, encoded by the coding sequence ATGCACGGAGAATTAGCAGAGCGAATTGTCCGCTGTTCAGAGATATTCGAGGATCGCGCAGCAGAGGTCGACCGGCAGGCGTCATTCCCGGCCGATAATTTCGACGTATTAGCGGAAGAAAATCTCCTGGGACTCGCTTGCGGTAGCGATTTCGGTGGGTTTGACGCGGGAATGGCCGGCGATTACCAACTTTTCTTCGACGCAATCGAAGAATTTGCAAGAGGATGTAGCAGCACGGCACAGTGTTTCGCCACACACTCTATGGCTGTGGGAACGATCCGTGCGCTCGGCTCGCAGGAATCACGCGAATTCTTCAGCAATGAAGTCACAGAGAACGGGGCCGTGTTTGGATACTATGGAAGCGAACCCGATCAAGTCTTCGAGGGGAACACCCGCACTGACTACGACACGACAGTTACCAGAACCGACGACGGTTGGGAGGTTAGCGGTCGAAAGTTCTTCACCACGAACTCGACACACGCCGACTATCACATGGCATTCGCGATGAAAGAAGGCGCCACGGATATGAATGGGTTGATGCAGGTCGTCGTGCCTGATGATGCCGACGGCGTAACGATCCACGATACGTGGGACGGGATGGGGCAGCGCTCGACAGCCAGCGGTATGGTCGAATTCGAAGATGTATCCATCCCCGATAAGTGTATTATCGGAGATCCTGGCGATCTCACGGAGAATCCCTACATCTGGAATAGCTTTCAACTTTCGTTTGCCAGTATCTTCGTCGGACTCGCAAGGGGTGCGCTCGATTTCACCAAGTGGTACCTCGAAAACGAGTCGAAACCCCCGAAAGATTTGCCATCCCTCTCTCACGACCCGCACGTGCAACTCCACGTCGGCGACATGAACGTTCGGACGGAGGCAGCAAGTCAACTCGTCGAGCGAGCGATCGAACTGCTGGAGGACCACCACGACGATCCAGACCTCGAAGAGGAGACGACAGCAGCCGTATCGCGGGCGAAAATCTTCTCGTCAGAGGTCGTACTGGATGTTACAAATAGACTGTTTCAGATCTGTGGCGCACGTTCGACCAGTCGACAGTTCGATGCCGATCGCTTCTGGCGCAACGCCCGCACGCTCGTACTCCACGACGTCGTGGACAAGCAGAAGGCGGAGGTTGCTCAGCACGAACTCGGCCTCAAGACGAAAGGCCGCTACGAGAACTGA
- a CDS encoding thiolase domain-containing protein: protein MRDVAVIGAGMIEFGELYEQSTDDMAEAAFLNALDDVDYGISPDEIDAGWLGTSNIAGDANSGLGLAHPTGQFEIPIMRVENACATGSSAFRAAVEAVRAGSADVALVLGVEKMHDSAEGLIANAALDQVWRGRGVTMPAFFGMRATRHMHEFGTTREQIAEVSVKNHENGSKYPYAHYQFTCDVEDVVQSPQVTYPLQLYDCCPVTDGAAATIIASEDVADNYTDDPIWAAGSGLSTDSLLRGNDSALVGFEATTQAANQAYDQANIGPEDIDVAEVHDCFTITELITYEDLGFCEKGEGGQFVEEGTVHLDGEKPVNPSGGLLAKGHPIGATGVAQINEIYEQLRGEAGAVQVGNDPQYGLQHNIGIGRNATGSVSCVNVLSRER from the coding sequence ATGAGGGACGTCGCCGTGATCGGAGCCGGGATGATTGAGTTCGGTGAACTGTACGAGCAATCGACGGACGATATGGCCGAGGCAGCCTTCCTCAACGCGCTCGATGACGTTGATTACGGCATTTCGCCTGACGAGATCGACGCTGGATGGTTGGGAACGAGCAATATAGCCGGAGACGCGAATAGCGGTCTCGGTCTCGCGCATCCGACTGGGCAGTTCGAAATTCCGATCATGCGGGTCGAGAACGCGTGCGCAACTGGCAGTTCAGCGTTCCGGGCAGCCGTCGAAGCGGTACGTGCGGGCAGCGCCGATGTCGCCCTCGTCTTGGGCGTCGAGAAGATGCACGACTCTGCCGAGGGACTCATCGCGAACGCAGCGCTCGATCAGGTCTGGCGGGGACGTGGGGTGACGATGCCTGCTTTCTTCGGCATGCGGGCAACGAGGCACATGCACGAGTTCGGTACGACTCGCGAACAGATTGCCGAGGTCAGCGTCAAGAACCACGAAAACGGCTCGAAGTACCCGTACGCGCACTACCAGTTCACCTGTGACGTCGAAGATGTCGTCCAGAGTCCACAGGTCACCTACCCCCTCCAACTGTACGACTGCTGTCCTGTCACTGATGGCGCAGCTGCGACGATCATCGCGAGTGAAGATGTCGCCGACAACTACACGGACGATCCAATATGGGCGGCTGGAAGCGGACTCTCGACGGACAGCCTCCTTCGTGGCAACGACTCGGCGTTGGTAGGGTTCGAAGCGACGACCCAGGCAGCGAACCAAGCGTATGACCAGGCCAATATCGGTCCCGAGGACATCGACGTCGCCGAAGTCCACGACTGTTTCACCATCACCGAACTCATCACGTACGAGGATCTCGGTTTCTGCGAAAAGGGCGAGGGCGGACAATTCGTCGAGGAGGGAACCGTACATCTCGACGGCGAGAAGCCGGTCAACCCGAGCGGTGGTCTGCTCGCCAAGGGTCATCCAATCGGTGCTACCGGTGTCGCACAGATCAACGAAATTTACGAGCAACTGCGTGGTGAAGCAGGAGCCGTACAAGTCGGCAACGACCCGCAGTACGGCCTCCAGCACAACATCGGCATCGGCCGAAACGCAACGGGCAGTGTCTCTTGCGTGAACGTGCTCTCACGAGAGCGCTGA
- a CDS encoding Zn-ribbon domain-containing OB-fold protein, with amino-acid sequence MHEPPHWRDRPQNERLLARECRTCGYVSFPEHRRICKRCQDEVEWDEVRLQERGTVRSYVVQNRLPDEFETPLPLAVLDMPQETDGEPARVYGLFTETEPDDIEIGMVADADLRQLFDINGLPVHSFKFKLPRGER; translated from the coding sequence ATGCACGAACCGCCACACTGGCGCGATCGGCCGCAGAACGAACGGCTTCTCGCCCGGGAATGTCGCACGTGTGGGTACGTCTCATTCCCGGAACACAGGCGTATCTGCAAGCGCTGTCAGGATGAAGTCGAATGGGACGAGGTCCGTCTCCAGGAACGAGGAACAGTCCGTTCGTACGTCGTCCAGAACCGTCTCCCAGATGAATTCGAGACTCCGCTCCCGCTCGCCGTGCTTGATATGCCACAGGAAACCGACGGCGAACCAGCCCGGGTGTACGGCCTGTTTACGGAGACTGAACCCGACGACATCGAGATCGGAATGGTCGCCGATGCTGATCTCCGGCAACTGTTCGACATCAACGGGCTACCGGTCCACTCTTTTAAGTTCAAGCTCCCACGAGGTGAGCGCTAA
- a CDS encoding acyl-CoA dehydrogenase family protein gives MDAIFAENMDQEMQRRLEPCLDEIVSQAPDVDRGGEFPAKNFELLHEHDVLNITAASEHGGLDAGITSNRAYYAATAQLGAACSSTAQCFSTHSIALAITRVLGTAEQHERYARAVADGAIFGYYGSEPDQEFDSDSGDRVRYNAEARQVDDGWIIDADKFFATNSTHADYHMLHVMEAGSEDMTGLLPVIVPAGADGVTIEDTWDGMGQRATASGIAKFDGVHISDENVIGEPGDLIEHGLIGFNFQLLFAAIFVGLAKGAFEFTTWYLENESKPPSDLESLAHDPHVQLHVGEMDIDIRAAWELVDRAAQLLDETEGGANAEALSNMGTAVYRAKVKSSEVSIDVANRLFQICGARSTSRQFDADRFWRNARTLTLHDILDKQKTSVAKDALGIEEQQASTR, from the coding sequence ATGGATGCCATTTTCGCAGAGAATATGGACCAGGAGATGCAGCGTCGCCTCGAACCGTGCCTGGACGAAATCGTCAGCCAAGCGCCGGACGTAGACCGCGGCGGAGAATTCCCGGCCAAGAACTTCGAACTGCTCCACGAGCACGATGTCCTCAATATTACCGCAGCGAGCGAACACGGCGGCCTAGACGCCGGGATCACGAGCAATCGAGCGTACTACGCCGCCACCGCACAGCTCGGTGCTGCCTGCAGCAGCACTGCGCAGTGTTTCTCGACGCATTCGATCGCCCTTGCCATCACCCGGGTGCTCGGTACGGCTGAGCAACACGAGCGCTACGCCCGGGCGGTAGCAGACGGGGCTATTTTTGGGTACTATGGGAGCGAGCCTGACCAGGAATTCGACTCCGACTCCGGCGACAGAGTCAGGTACAACGCCGAAGCTCGGCAGGTCGACGACGGCTGGATCATCGACGCTGACAAGTTCTTCGCCACGAACTCCACGCACGCAGACTACCACATGCTCCACGTCATGGAGGCCGGTTCGGAAGACATGACGGGGCTGCTCCCGGTTATCGTGCCGGCCGGTGCGGATGGCGTCACCATCGAAGACACCTGGGACGGGATGGGACAGCGCGCGACCGCGAGCGGCATCGCGAAGTTCGACGGCGTACACATCTCCGACGAGAACGTCATTGGCGAGCCAGGCGACCTCATCGAACATGGACTCATCGGCTTTAATTTCCAGCTTCTGTTCGCAGCTATCTTCGTCGGCCTCGCCAAGGGTGCATTCGAGTTCACCACGTGGTACCTGGAGAACGAATCCAAACCGCCGAGCGATCTCGAGAGCCTCGCACACGACCCCCACGTGCAGCTCCACGTCGGTGAGATGGACATCGATATCAGGGCCGCCTGGGAGCTGGTCGACCGTGCCGCCCAACTGCTCGACGAGACCGAAGGCGGGGCCAACGCCGAGGCGCTGTCGAACATGGGCACCGCCGTCTACCGGGCGAAAGTGAAATCCTCTGAAGTTTCGATCGACGTCGCGAATCGGTTGTTCCAGATCTGTGGCGCACGCTCGACCAGTCGACAGTTCGACGCCGACCGCTTCTGGCGCAACGCTCGTACACTCACGCTACACGATATCCTCGACAAACAGAAGACGAGCGTCGCCAAGGATGCACTGGGGATAGAGGAACAACAGGCCTCGACGCGGTGA
- a CDS encoding TIGR04024 family LLM class F420-dependent oxidoreductase codes for MDHDGTEIDVRLQTSALGDLETITSFGTLAESLGYDRVWIPETWGIDAVTVSTLLAERTDELGIGVSIFPTYSRSPALVGQTAATLQAASGGRFRVGLGPSGPAVIENWHGIPFERPLRRTREYVEIVTQVLAGETVSYDGTFFELSGFRLRCDPPEDPPGVDVAAMGPKAVELTGRFADGWHALMLTPDGLRDRASDLRRGASAGDRDPADIHTTLTVPCCVLEDAATARDLARGHIAFYVGAMGTFYRDALIAQGYEDIATEIHDAWQAGETDRARQALDDDLLDSLAIAGTADDVRPRLEAFTGVDVVDAVSLYIPSRATNDQVRETMETVARCVE; via the coding sequence ATGGATCACGATGGCACAGAGATCGATGTCCGGCTGCAGACGAGTGCTCTCGGCGATCTCGAGACGATCACGTCGTTCGGGACGCTCGCGGAATCGCTCGGCTACGACCGCGTATGGATTCCGGAGACCTGGGGTATCGACGCTGTCACGGTCAGCACGCTCCTCGCAGAGCGGACGGACGAACTGGGCATCGGCGTGAGCATTTTTCCGACCTACTCGCGTTCGCCGGCCCTCGTCGGACAGACCGCAGCGACGCTGCAGGCGGCAAGCGGCGGGCGATTCCGGGTCGGACTCGGCCCGAGCGGCCCGGCGGTCATCGAGAACTGGCACGGCATCCCGTTCGAACGGCCGCTCCGCCGGACGCGGGAGTACGTCGAGATCGTCACGCAGGTGCTCGCCGGTGAGACGGTGTCGTACGACGGGACCTTCTTCGAACTCTCAGGCTTTCGCCTCAGGTGCGACCCACCCGAAGATCCGCCAGGCGTCGACGTCGCGGCGATGGGACCGAAAGCTGTCGAACTGACCGGTCGGTTCGCGGACGGCTGGCACGCCCTCATGCTCACGCCGGATGGCCTCCGAGATCGGGCCAGCGACCTCCGGCGCGGTGCCAGCGCTGGTGACCGCGATCCTGCCGACATTCACACGACGCTGACGGTTCCGTGCTGCGTGCTCGAGGATGCTGCGACAGCCCGCGACCTCGCTCGCGGACACATCGCCTTCTACGTCGGCGCCATGGGCACGTTCTACCGGGATGCGCTGATCGCCCAGGGCTACGAGGATATCGCCACCGAGATCCACGATGCCTGGCAGGCGGGTGAGACGGATCGGGCGAGGCAAGCGCTCGACGACGACCTCCTGGACTCGCTGGCCATCGCCGGCACGGCGGACGACGTCCGACCGCGGCTAGAGGCGTTTACAGGCGTCGACGTCGTCGACGCCGTTTCGCTATACATCCCGAGCAGGGCGACGAACGATCAGGTGCGGGAAACGATGGAAACGGTAGCCCGGTGCGTCGAGTGA
- a CDS encoding acyl-CoA dehydrogenase family protein: MNFELSDEQRLIRSQIQELCADFGDEYWREKDHNHEFGWEFFDAFADAGWCGLTIPEAYGGQDYGVFEAALVQQEVSRSGGAMAATSTTSHHVFSTAPLVEYGTADHKERYLPAIARGDVMVCTGVTEPNAGIDTSQIETYAERDGDEYRITGQKIWTSKAQEADVIMLLARTSSQETGDRFGGLSLFFTEFSMDSDGVDVQEIPKAGRGAAESNEVWFDDFRVPADDLIGEEGAGFEYLLSFANAERISLAASALGIGQAAVEKASQYANEREVFGNKIGSYQAIQHPLADSWSKLLQDELLVQKAAWLYDRDRECGVEANAAKLRASEHALEACERAVRTHGGMGYAKEYDVERYWREVMIEVLAPIPNEMIKNYLAQHGLGLPRSY; encoded by the coding sequence GTGAATTTCGAATTGTCAGACGAGCAGCGTTTGATCCGCAGTCAGATTCAGGAGCTCTGCGCGGATTTCGGCGACGAGTACTGGCGTGAAAAGGACCACAATCATGAGTTCGGTTGGGAATTCTTCGATGCGTTCGCAGACGCGGGCTGGTGCGGGCTCACCATTCCCGAGGCGTACGGCGGCCAGGACTACGGCGTGTTTGAAGCAGCGCTCGTCCAGCAAGAGGTCTCACGCTCAGGCGGAGCGATGGCTGCCACGTCGACGACGTCCCACCACGTGTTCAGCACCGCACCGCTGGTCGAATACGGCACTGCCGATCACAAGGAGCGCTACCTTCCGGCGATCGCCAGGGGCGACGTGATGGTTTGTACGGGGGTGACTGAACCGAACGCCGGAATCGACACGTCCCAGATCGAGACCTACGCCGAGCGAGACGGCGATGAGTACCGAATCACCGGGCAGAAGATCTGGACCTCGAAGGCCCAGGAAGCCGACGTCATCATGCTTCTGGCCCGAACGAGTTCCCAGGAGACTGGCGATCGTTTCGGCGGTCTGTCGCTGTTTTTCACCGAATTCAGCATGGACAGTGACGGCGTCGACGTTCAGGAAATACCGAAGGCGGGCCGCGGCGCAGCAGAATCCAACGAAGTGTGGTTCGACGACTTCCGAGTGCCGGCGGACGACTTAATCGGAGAGGAGGGGGCGGGATTCGAGTACCTCCTCTCGTTTGCAAACGCTGAGAGGATCAGTCTCGCCGCGAGCGCGCTCGGTATCGGCCAGGCGGCAGTCGAAAAAGCGAGCCAGTACGCCAACGAGCGTGAAGTGTTCGGAAACAAAATCGGGTCATATCAGGCAATCCAGCATCCGCTTGCCGATTCCTGGAGCAAGCTGCTCCAAGACGAACTCCTCGTACAGAAAGCGGCGTGGCTGTACGATCGTGACCGAGAGTGTGGAGTTGAAGCGAACGCGGCCAAACTACGAGCGAGCGAACACGCGCTCGAGGCTTGCGAACGGGCCGTCCGAACCCACGGTGGCATGGGATACGCCAAGGAGTACGACGTCGAACGATACTGGCGGGAGGTCATGATCGAAGTTCTGGCACCCATCCCCAACGAGATGATCAAAAATTACCTGGCCCAACACGGACTCGGATTACCTCGATCGTACTGA
- a CDS encoding acetyl-CoA carboxylase biotin carboxylase subunit: MFDKVLVANRGEIAVRVMRACKELGIDTIAVYSEADKHSGHVRYADEAYNVGPSRAADSYLDHGEILDVARNADADAIHPGYGFLAENAEFASKVEAADGITWVGPSAGAMERLGKKTEARKVMSDADVPIIPGTVDPVTEPTEVGKFADEHGYPVAIKAEGGGGGRGMKIVRSEDEIEDRLEEAKREGEAYFDDSTVYVEKYLDNPRHIEVQILADQLGNVCHLGERDCSLQRRHQKVVEEGPSSELTDDLREQIGEAARRGVSAADYSNAGTVEFLVEDDPNRDPSEKLDIDDNFYFLEVNTRIQVEHTVTEEITGIDIVKWQLRVAADEELAFSQDDIDIDGHAIQFRINAENAAEEFSPATGGTLETYDPPGGIGVRVDDALRQGDELVTDYDSMIAKLIVSAGDRDECISRAQRALAEYDIEGITTIIPLHRLLLTDETFVGGLHHTKYLDEELDPERVVDAQNQWGSEAASASTEEASDSVEREYTLEVDGKRIDVTLEEHGSARTPNTTAVMNGGSQKQAQSDQANGGNSGGDAAATTIADGEQVTAEMQGTILDVAVDEGDAVESGDVLCVLEAMKMENDIVAPRSGTIAQVAVSEDESIDMGDVLVVLE; this comes from the coding sequence ATGTTTGACAAGGTACTCGTCGCAAACCGCGGAGAGATTGCCGTCCGGGTGATGCGCGCCTGCAAGGAATTGGGGATCGATACAATCGCCGTCTACAGCGAGGCGGACAAACACTCCGGGCACGTCAGATACGCCGACGAGGCATATAACGTCGGTCCGTCGAGAGCGGCCGACTCCTATCTCGATCACGGTGAAATCCTGGACGTGGCCCGGAACGCAGACGCCGACGCGATCCACCCAGGCTACGGATTTCTCGCGGAAAACGCAGAGTTCGCGAGCAAAGTCGAAGCCGCTGACGGAATCACGTGGGTTGGTCCGTCTGCGGGTGCGATGGAACGCCTCGGAAAGAAGACCGAAGCTCGCAAAGTGATGAGTGATGCGGATGTCCCCATCATTCCCGGGACGGTAGATCCGGTCACGGAACCCACAGAAGTCGGAAAATTCGCAGACGAACACGGCTATCCAGTCGCTATTAAAGCCGAAGGAGGCGGCGGCGGGCGCGGCATGAAGATAGTCCGCAGCGAAGACGAGATCGAAGATCGACTCGAAGAAGCCAAGCGCGAAGGTGAAGCGTACTTCGACGATTCAACGGTCTATGTCGAGAAGTATCTCGACAATCCACGCCACATCGAGGTCCAGATACTCGCCGACCAGCTTGGGAATGTCTGTCACCTCGGGGAGCGGGATTGTTCGCTCCAGCGCCGTCACCAGAAGGTCGTCGAAGAAGGGCCGAGTTCCGAGCTTACAGACGACTTACGCGAACAAATCGGCGAAGCCGCACGGCGAGGCGTGAGCGCCGCCGACTACTCTAACGCCGGGACCGTCGAATTCCTCGTCGAAGATGACCCTAATCGGGACCCAAGCGAGAAGCTCGATATCGACGATAACTTCTACTTCCTCGAGGTTAACACCCGTATCCAGGTCGAACACACGGTTACCGAAGAGATCACCGGGATCGACATCGTGAAATGGCAACTGCGAGTGGCAGCCGATGAGGAACTCGCCTTCTCCCAGGACGATATCGATATCGACGGCCACGCCATACAATTCCGGATCAACGCTGAAAACGCTGCAGAGGAGTTCTCGCCAGCGACTGGCGGCACCCTCGAGACGTACGATCCACCGGGCGGTATCGGTGTCCGGGTCGACGACGCGCTTCGACAGGGTGACGAGTTGGTAACCGATTACGATTCCATGATCGCGAAGCTGATCGTCTCAGCAGGCGATCGCGACGAGTGTATTAGCCGCGCCCAGCGGGCGCTGGCCGAGTACGACATCGAGGGCATCACGACGATCATCCCACTCCACCGGTTACTGTTGACTGACGAGACGTTCGTCGGCGGACTCCATCACACGAAGTACTTGGACGAGGAACTGGACCCTGAACGCGTCGTTGACGCCCAAAATCAGTGGGGGTCGGAGGCAGCGTCGGCGAGTACCGAGGAAGCGTCGGACAGCGTCGAGCGGGAGTACACCCTGGAGGTCGACGGCAAGCGCATCGATGTAACACTCGAAGAGCACGGTTCGGCTCGAACGCCGAACACTACCGCTGTCATGAATGGCGGCAGTCAAAAACAAGCGCAATCCGACCAAGCCAACGGAGGCAATAGCGGCGGTGACGCCGCTGCAACCACGATAGCCGACGGCGAACAGGTCACTGCCGAGATGCAGGGCACCATTCTCGACGTCGCCGTCGACGAGGGAGATGCAGTGGAATCCGGCGACGTACTCTGCGTGCTGGAGGCAATGAAGATGGAAAATGATATAGTGGCCCCCCGAAGCGGCACCATCGCACAAGTTGCAGTCTCTGAGGACGAGAGCATCGACATGGGCGACGTGTTAGTCGTCCTGGAGTGA
- a CDS encoding fumarylacetoacetate hydrolase family protein: MRRARFRTPSGRTRNGTWTDRRLEAGGTVYRPDEVTILPPTEPTKIVGVSTNNYDLVDEYGYELPDRPKLFLKPPNTVSGHGDTVSLPSGAEIQYEAELAVVIDTQCRHMSRDDAMSVVGGFTILNDLTDKSNDDVYGVRFKAFDNSAVVGPVIVDPDAVPDDADIELQVNGQVQQTTDRSRLRFGVPEIIEEVTRYMTLEPGDLIATGTTSGADALAHGDDIEIEIEGIGTLEHGTAITDDRDH; this comes from the coding sequence ATGCGACGTGCAAGATTTCGTACCCCGAGCGGGAGAACGCGAAACGGAACGTGGACCGACCGCAGACTCGAAGCCGGCGGAACGGTGTATCGACCCGACGAAGTGACAATCCTTCCACCGACGGAGCCGACGAAGATCGTAGGGGTCTCAACGAACAACTACGATCTCGTCGACGAGTATGGCTACGAACTTCCGGATCGACCGAAGCTCTTTTTGAAACCACCGAATACCGTTTCCGGACACGGTGACACAGTTTCGTTACCCTCTGGAGCGGAGATCCAGTACGAGGCAGAACTGGCTGTCGTCATTGACACCCAGTGCCGTCACATGTCCCGCGACGACGCCATGAGCGTCGTGGGGGGATTCACCATCCTGAACGATCTTACAGACAAGTCGAACGACGATGTGTACGGCGTGCGTTTCAAAGCATTCGACAACTCTGCAGTCGTCGGACCCGTCATCGTCGATCCTGATGCAGTCCCCGATGACGCTGACATCGAACTTCAAGTCAACGGGCAAGTCCAACAGACCACTGACCGATCCCGTCTCAGATTCGGTGTGCCTGAGATAATCGAAGAGGTGACGCGGTACATGACACTCGAACCGGGTGACCTGATCGCGACCGGAACCACGTCAGGAGCCGATGCGCTAGCCCACGGTGATGATATCGAGATCGAGATCGAAGGCATCGGCACGCTAGAGCACGGTACCGCTATTACCGATGATCGAGACCACTAA